One part of the Marichromatium purpuratum 984 genome encodes these proteins:
- a CDS encoding transposase: MTRPRASLVSLSDTPWYHVVTRCVRRAYLCGFDRLTGRSFEHRRGWVELRLRQLAGVFAIDVAAYAVMSNHVHLVVRVDADRAAGWSDTEVLRRWRCLFRGPVVVERFLSPATRTEMTEAELDGVAELIATYRARLADLSWFMRVLNESIARMANREDGVRGRFWEGRFRSQAILDETALLAVMAYVDLNPIRAGIAETPEESAHTGIAARIAALRTSDEGMTEGRPTNVQRSTPETIDASPAAHTTTDHTDTSPNACSDNRREAALDRLPPAPLMPFGNPAEVPAVVPFTLDDYLPLVDSLGRALHPRKRGSIPAELPEILSRLGIAPERFVEHAGFLLKGFGAAIGAPQRLTALAAQRECRYLRGVRHAKALFSTPATANPSATAA, encoded by the coding sequence ATGACTCGTCCCCGCGCCTCGCTCGTCTCCTTGTCCGATACGCCCTGGTATCACGTCGTCACGCGGTGCGTGCGACGCGCCTATCTCTGCGGCTTCGATCGGCTGACGGGGCGGAGCTTCGAGCATCGTCGCGGCTGGGTGGAGTTGCGGTTGCGCCAGCTCGCGGGGGTGTTCGCGATCGATGTCGCGGCCTATGCGGTGATGAGCAATCACGTGCATCTGGTGGTGCGGGTGGATGCCGATCGGGCTGCGGGGTGGTCGGATACCGAGGTGTTGCGGCGCTGGCGGTGTCTGTTCCGGGGGCCTGTAGTAGTGGAGCGGTTCCTGTCACCGGCGACGCGGACGGAGATGACCGAGGCGGAGCTGGATGGGGTCGCGGAATTGATCGCGACCTACCGGGCGCGGCTAGCGGATCTCTCGTGGTTCATGCGGGTGCTGAACGAGTCGATCGCGCGGATGGCGAATCGGGAGGACGGAGTTCGGGGGCGATTCTGGGAGGGACGCTTCCGTTCACAGGCGATCCTCGACGAGACGGCGCTGTTGGCGGTGATGGCCTATGTCGATCTCAACCCGATTCGGGCGGGGATTGCGGAGACGCCGGAGGAGAGTGCGCATACTGGGATCGCGGCGCGGATCGCTGCCTTGCGGACGAGCGATGAAGGCATGACGGAGGGGCGGCCCACTAACGTACAACGCTCAACGCCTGAGACCATCGACGCCTCGCCAGCAGCACACACGACCACCGACCACACCGACACCTCACCGAACGCCTGCAGCGACAACCGCCGGGAGGCCGCGCTCGACCGCCTGCCTCCAGCCCCACTGATGCCTTTCGGCAATCCCGCCGAGGTCCCCGCCGTCGTTCCTTTCACTCTCGACGACTACCTGCCCCTGGTCGATTCACTCGGCCGCGCCCTGCATCCACGCAAGCGCGGATCGATCCCGGCGGAGCTGCCCGAGATCCTCTCCCGACTCGGCATCGCCCCCGAGCGCTTCGTCGAGCATGCCGGTTTTCTGCTCAAGGGCTTCGGCGCAGCGATCGGCGCACCGCAGCGACTGACGGCACTCGCCGCGCAGCGCGAGTGTCGTTATCTACGGGGCGTGCGACACGCCAAAGCCCTCTTCTCCACGCCAGCAACGGCCAATCCCTCAGCTACCGCGGCATAA
- a CDS encoding CbbQ/NirQ/NorQ/GpvN family protein, protein MSETHRDQYLIREEPYYRTVEDEVRLYEAAYAARMPVMLKGPTGCGKSRFVEYMAWRLERPLITVACNEDMTASDLVGRFLLDADGTRWQDGPLTVAARIGAICYLDEVVEARQDTTVVIHPLTDHRRCLPLEKKGELVEAHPDFQIVISYNPGYQSLMKDLKQSTKQRFGALDFSYPGAAIEAEIVAHEGGIERDQADRLVQVAQRSRNLKGHGLDEGMSTRLLVYAAQLMAKGIEPRAAAQMALVRPLTDDPDMRDTLDAAVDTYF, encoded by the coding sequence ATGAGCGAGACCCATCGCGACCAATACCTGATCCGAGAGGAGCCCTACTACCGCACGGTCGAGGACGAGGTACGCCTCTACGAGGCCGCCTACGCCGCGCGCATGCCGGTGATGCTCAAGGGGCCGACCGGCTGCGGCAAGTCGCGCTTCGTCGAGTACATGGCCTGGCGGCTCGAACGCCCGCTGATCACCGTCGCCTGCAACGAGGACATGACCGCCTCGGACCTGGTCGGGCGCTTCCTGCTCGACGCCGACGGCACCCGCTGGCAGGACGGCCCGCTCACCGTCGCCGCGCGCATCGGCGCCATCTGCTATCTCGACGAGGTGGTCGAGGCACGCCAGGACACCACCGTGGTGATCCACCCGCTCACCGACCACCGTCGCTGCCTGCCGCTGGAGAAGAAGGGCGAGCTGGTCGAGGCCCACCCCGACTTCCAGATCGTCATCTCCTACAACCCTGGCTACCAGAGCTTGATGAAGGACCTCAAGCAGTCGACCAAGCAGCGCTTCGGCGCGCTCGACTTCAGCTATCCCGGCGCCGCGATCGAGGCCGAGATCGTCGCCCACGAGGGCGGCATCGAGCGCGACCAGGCCGACAGGCTGGTGCAGGTCGCCCAGCGCAGCCGCAATCTCAAGGGCCACGGCCTCGACGAGGGCATGTCCACCCGCCTGCTGGTCTACGCCGCCCAGCTCATGGCCAAGGGCATCGAACCCCGCGCCGCCGCCCAGATGGCCCTGGTCCGCCCCCTCACCGACGACCCCGACATGCGCGACACCCTCGACGCGGCGGTGGATACCTATTTCTAA
- a CDS encoding nitric oxide reductase activation protein NorD — MTSDIQDALSCLKSGAEHAQALEASHHEAARLLSPRGLEHYVTGIRAMCTLNKGDDLVMTYVQEMPGVARELGEDIIPDIVGALMKLASHTSGTVLTLLLGSLGLAATRLGDAELMRGYLGLLHQLAGKAPRGLRPMLEHSDELFAKLTLGGLRRWALWGAQAHARDLDGQLAYFGLASEASRAVLQQERRGTLFVDNQRRLNFYLRALWARAFFMRPTSGDYESREGLRPFIEDFQIHLPDAFDDWQGIPGVDLYRAAAAHCAAHLVYTTAPLDGAGLSPAQRFVVTLFEDARVEALAVAEFPGLRKLWGAIHAHAVTLAANAHPMQSLLTRLARALLEPEYQDPEPAIAESAARFHQHCATRGTDNAISREAGLAFHDRALELVALPSLRVLEDMPLPYRDDNRYCWAFDENLFITQGLDYLPERARQVRRQVSVMEMVNELDCELAGDDAQEVWNLATPFWLDQEDCTINELEGREPISEPFHYPEWDYHVQLYRPDWTSVIERRQERGDPALMDEILTRHRPIASRIRHLIDALQPQGVVRRRGYEEGEELDLEAAVRAMVDIRRGVMPDPRINIRITRHVRDLAIVVLMDLSESTNEKVGVNEGEPGYDEAPSILDLTREATGLLAWAIDAIGDAFAVHGFASDGRHDVRYYRFKDFDQDYGDAAKSRMAGMRGGLSTRMGAALRHAGHHLEQQPAQKRLVLLITDGEPADIDERDPQYLRHDAKKAVEDLRTRGIHTHCLTLDPEADRYVARIFGENGYSIVDQVERLPERLPGVFGVLTG; from the coding sequence ATGACCAGCGATATCCAAGACGCACTCTCCTGCCTCAAGTCCGGCGCCGAGCACGCCCAGGCGCTCGAGGCGAGCCATCACGAGGCCGCGCGCCTGCTCTCGCCGCGCGGGCTGGAGCACTATGTCACCGGCATCCGCGCGATGTGCACGCTCAACAAGGGCGACGATCTGGTGATGACCTATGTGCAGGAGATGCCCGGGGTCGCCCGCGAACTCGGCGAGGACATCATCCCCGACATCGTCGGCGCGCTGATGAAGCTCGCCTCGCACACCTCCGGCACCGTGCTCACCCTGCTGCTCGGCTCGCTCGGGCTGGCCGCCACCCGGCTCGGCGACGCCGAGCTGATGCGCGGCTATCTCGGCCTGCTCCACCAACTCGCCGGCAAGGCCCCGCGCGGCCTGCGCCCGATGCTCGAACACAGCGACGAGCTGTTCGCCAAGCTCACCCTCGGCGGGCTGCGCCGCTGGGCGCTGTGGGGCGCCCAGGCCCACGCCCGCGACCTCGACGGCCAGCTCGCCTACTTCGGCCTGGCCAGCGAGGCCTCGCGCGCGGTGCTCCAGCAGGAGCGGCGCGGCACCCTGTTCGTCGACAACCAGCGCCGTCTCAACTTCTACCTGCGCGCGCTCTGGGCGCGCGCCTTCTTCATGCGTCCGACCTCGGGCGACTACGAGTCGCGCGAGGGGCTGCGCCCCTTCATCGAGGACTTCCAGATCCATCTCCCCGATGCCTTCGACGACTGGCAGGGCATCCCCGGCGTCGACCTCTACCGCGCCGCCGCCGCCCACTGCGCCGCCCACCTGGTCTACACCACCGCGCCGCTCGACGGCGCCGGCCTGAGCCCGGCGCAGCGCTTCGTCGTCACCCTGTTCGAGGACGCCCGCGTCGAGGCCCTGGCGGTCGCCGAGTTCCCCGGCCTGCGCAAGCTCTGGGGCGCCATCCACGCCCACGCCGTCACCCTCGCGGCCAACGCCCACCCGATGCAATCGCTGCTCACCCGGCTGGCGCGTGCCCTGCTCGAACCCGAGTACCAGGACCCGGAACCGGCGATCGCCGAGAGCGCCGCGCGCTTCCATCAGCACTGCGCCACCCGCGGCACCGACAACGCCATCAGCCGCGAGGCCGGGCTCGCCTTCCACGACCGCGCGCTCGAACTGGTGGCGCTGCCGAGCCTGCGCGTGCTCGAGGACATGCCCCTGCCCTATCGCGACGACAACCGCTACTGCTGGGCCTTCGACGAGAACCTGTTCATCACCCAGGGGCTCGACTACCTGCCCGAGCGCGCGCGACAGGTGCGCCGTCAGGTCAGCGTGATGGAGATGGTCAACGAACTCGACTGCGAGCTTGCCGGCGACGACGCCCAGGAGGTGTGGAACCTCGCCACCCCCTTCTGGCTCGACCAGGAGGACTGCACCATCAACGAGCTGGAGGGCCGCGAGCCGATCTCCGAGCCCTTCCACTATCCCGAGTGGGACTACCACGTCCAGCTCTACCGCCCCGACTGGACGAGCGTGATCGAGCGCCGCCAGGAGCGCGGCGACCCGGCGCTGATGGACGAGATCCTCACCCGCCATCGCCCCATCGCCTCGCGCATCCGCCACCTCATCGACGCCCTCCAGCCCCAGGGCGTGGTGCGTCGGCGCGGCTACGAGGAGGGCGAGGAGCTCGACCTCGAAGCCGCGGTGCGCGCCATGGTCGACATCCGCCGCGGCGTCATGCCCGACCCGCGCATCAACATCCGCATCACCCGCCACGTCCGCGATCTCGCCATCGTCGTGCTGATGGACCTCTCCGAGTCGACCAACGAGAAGGTCGGCGTCAACGAGGGCGAGCCCGGCTACGACGAGGCCCCCAGCATCCTCGACCTCACCCGCGAGGCCACCGGCCTGCTCGCCTGGGCGATCGACGCCATCGGCGACGCCTTCGCCGTCCACGGCTTCGCCTCCGACGGTCGTCACGACGTCCGCTACTACCGCTTCAAGGACTTCGACCAGGACTATGGCGACGCGGCCAAGTCACGCATGGCTGGGATGCGCGGCGGGCTCTCCACCCGCATGGGCGCGGCGCTGCGCCACGCCGGCCATCACCTCGAACAGCAACCGGCGCAGAAGCGCCTGGTGCTGCTCATCACCGACGGCGAGCCCGCCGACATCGACGAGCGCGACCCGCAATACCTCCGCCACGACGCCAAGAAGGCGGTCGAGGACCTGCGCACCCGCGGCATCCACACCCACTGCCTCACCCTCGACCCCGAGGCCGACCGCTATGTCGCGCGGATCTTCGGCGAGAACGGGTACTCGATCGTCGATCAGGTGGAACGGTTGCCGGAGCGGTTGCCTGGGGTGTTTGGGGTGTTGACGGGGTGA
- a CDS encoding form I ribulose bisphosphate carboxylase large subunit, translating to MAKTYNAGVKEYRETYWMPDYTPKDTDLLACFKITPQPGVAREEAAAAVAAESSTGTWTTVWTDLLTDLDHYKGRAYAIEDVPGDDERFYAFIAYPIDLFEEGSVVNVFTSLVGNVFGFKAVRTLRLEDVRFPIAYVMTCNGPPHGIQVERDVMNKYGRPLLGCTIKPKLGLSAKNYGRAVYECLRGGLDFTKDDENVNSQPFMRWRQRFDFVMEAIDKAERETGERKGHYLNVTAPTPDEMFKRAEYAKEIGAPIIMHDYITGGWCANTGLAQWCRDNGVLLHIHRAMHAVIDRHPHHGIHFRVLAKLLRLSGGDHLHTGTVVGKLEGDRAATLGWIDLLRESYIEEDRSRGIFFDQDWGSMPGVFAVASGGIHVWHMPALLAIFGDDAVFQFGGGTLGHPWGNAAGAAANRVALEACVEARNQGRAIEKEGKEVLSAAAAHSPELKAAMETWKEIKFEFDTVDKLDVAHK from the coding sequence ATGGCCAAGACCTATAACGCGGGCGTCAAAGAATACCGCGAAACCTACTGGATGCCCGACTATACGCCGAAGGACACCGACCTCCTGGCGTGCTTCAAGATCACCCCGCAGCCCGGGGTGGCACGCGAGGAGGCCGCGGCGGCGGTCGCCGCCGAGTCCTCCACCGGCACCTGGACCACGGTGTGGACCGACCTGCTCACCGACCTCGACCATTACAAGGGCCGCGCCTACGCCATCGAGGACGTGCCCGGCGACGACGAGCGCTTCTACGCCTTCATCGCCTACCCCATCGACCTGTTCGAAGAAGGCTCGGTGGTCAACGTCTTCACCTCGCTGGTGGGTAACGTGTTCGGCTTCAAGGCCGTGCGCACCCTGCGTCTCGAAGACGTACGCTTCCCCATCGCCTATGTCATGACCTGCAACGGCCCGCCGCACGGCATCCAGGTCGAGCGCGACGTCATGAACAAGTACGGTCGACCGCTGCTCGGCTGCACCATCAAGCCCAAGCTCGGACTCTCGGCGAAGAACTACGGGCGCGCCGTCTACGAGTGCCTGCGCGGCGGTCTCGACTTCACCAAGGACGACGAGAACGTCAACTCGCAGCCGTTCATGCGCTGGCGTCAACGCTTCGACTTCGTCATGGAGGCGATCGACAAGGCCGAACGCGAGACCGGCGAGCGCAAGGGGCACTATCTCAACGTCACCGCCCCGACCCCGGACGAGATGTTCAAGCGCGCCGAGTACGCCAAGGAGATCGGCGCCCCGATCATCATGCACGACTACATCACCGGCGGCTGGTGCGCCAACACCGGACTGGCGCAGTGGTGTCGCGACAACGGCGTGCTGCTGCACATCCACCGCGCGATGCACGCGGTGATCGACCGCCACCCGCACCACGGCATCCACTTCCGCGTGCTCGCCAAGCTGTTGCGTCTGTCCGGTGGCGATCACCTGCACACCGGCACCGTGGTCGGCAAGCTCGAAGGCGACCGCGCCGCCACCCTCGGCTGGATCGATCTGCTGCGCGAGTCCTACATCGAGGAGGACCGCTCGCGCGGCATCTTCTTCGATCAGGACTGGGGGTCGATGCCGGGCGTCTTCGCCGTCGCCTCCGGCGGCATCCACGTCTGGCACATGCCGGCGCTGCTCGCCATCTTCGGTGACGACGCGGTGTTCCAGTTCGGTGGCGGCACCCTCGGCCACCCCTGGGGCAACGCCGCCGGCGCGGCGGCCAACCGGGTCGCGCTCGAGGCCTGCGTCGAGGCCCGCAACCAGGGTCGCGCGATCGAGAAGGAGGGCAAGGAGGTGCTCAGCGCCGCAGCCGCCCACAGCCCCGAGCTGAAGGCCGCGATGGAGACCTGGAAGGAGATCAAGTTCGAGTTCGACACCGTCGACAAGCTCGACGTCGCCCACAAGTGA
- a CDS encoding integron integrase yields MDNNPSTYKEKVRSFWRRYVQKVEKSGIKPPFDRWIVRRAEQYIAAFPDRKLAEQCPADVERYLTEVGQRTEMKDWQFRQIVDAIRILFELAGVEWLEQVDWEQWRASARRLEPSHPTVARDYEAGPASPDVDSSDDSNHSFAEIRKTHSALLDRVVKTIRVRGMTIRTEQTYVHWMMRYIAFSGNRDPTDLDASHIGRFLEYLAVDRRVAASTQNLALNALVFLYREVLGREDLDVGGFARAKRPRRLPTVLTHAEVTALLDQLEGVHQLMGSLLYGTGMRLMECVRLRVQDVDFGYGQILIRNAKGGKDRVAPLPERAQDELRDQLARVKVLHDNDLAEGYGEVYLPDALARKYPNAAKDWQWQYVFPSGRLSQDPRSGSARRHHLHESALQKAVNRAAQAAGITKRVGPHTLRHSFATHVLQAGYDIRTVQELLGHADVSTTMIYTHVLNRGGKGVRSPLDALV; encoded by the coding sequence ATGGACAACAACCCGTCAACCTATAAGGAAAAGGTGCGGTCGTTTTGGCGCCGGTACGTGCAAAAGGTCGAAAAATCAGGGATTAAACCTCCATTCGACCGTTGGATAGTGCGGCGTGCGGAGCAGTACATCGCGGCTTTTCCGGATCGGAAGCTGGCGGAGCAGTGCCCTGCCGACGTCGAGCGCTATCTGACGGAGGTGGGTCAGAGGACCGAGATGAAGGACTGGCAGTTTCGCCAGATTGTCGATGCTATACGGATTTTGTTCGAGCTCGCGGGCGTGGAATGGCTGGAGCAGGTGGACTGGGAGCAGTGGCGGGCATCGGCCCGACGGCTGGAGCCGAGCCATCCGACGGTGGCTCGGGATTATGAAGCGGGTCCGGCGAGTCCGGACGTGGATTCATCGGATGACTCGAATCATTCCTTCGCCGAGATCCGCAAGACGCATTCGGCCCTGCTGGATCGTGTCGTCAAGACCATTCGGGTCCGTGGAATGACGATCCGCACCGAGCAGACCTATGTCCATTGGATGATGCGCTATATCGCCTTCAGCGGAAATCGGGATCCGACCGATCTGGACGCCTCGCATATCGGGCGTTTTCTGGAATATCTGGCTGTCGATCGGCGCGTGGCCGCGAGCACCCAGAATCTGGCGCTCAATGCCCTGGTCTTTCTCTATCGCGAGGTTTTGGGGAGGGAGGATCTGGATGTCGGTGGTTTCGCCCGCGCCAAGCGTCCTCGGCGTCTGCCCACGGTGCTCACGCATGCCGAGGTCACGGCGCTTCTCGACCAGCTCGAGGGGGTTCACCAATTGATGGGATCGCTCCTCTATGGCACGGGGATGCGGCTGATGGAATGCGTCCGGCTGCGCGTGCAGGACGTCGATTTCGGATACGGCCAGATCCTGATCCGCAATGCCAAGGGGGGCAAGGATCGGGTGGCTCCATTGCCGGAGCGCGCTCAGGATGAGCTGAGGGATCAATTGGCGCGCGTGAAGGTACTGCATGACAACGACCTGGCGGAGGGTTACGGCGAGGTCTATCTCCCGGATGCCTTGGCACGCAAGTATCCGAACGCCGCCAAGGATTGGCAGTGGCAATACGTCTTCCCAAGCGGACGGCTCTCTCAGGATCCGCGCAGCGGGTCCGCGCGACGTCATCATCTGCACGAGTCGGCCCTCCAGAAAGCCGTGAATCGCGCGGCGCAAGCGGCCGGCATCACGAAGCGGGTCGGGCCCCATACGCTTCGACATAGCTTCGCAACCCATGTGCTCCAGGCGGGATATGACATCCGCACGGTTCAGGAATTGCTGGGGCATGCGGACGTGTCGACCACCATGATCTATACGCATGTGCTGAATCGCGGCGGGAAGGGGGTGCGGAGTCCGCTGGATGCCTTGGTGTGA
- a CDS encoding HNH endonuclease has product MKSHTYKRKNKKNDPVYTFFKLVNAVKVVRDFDDESFEHVFHIGDIVSGRTINGFDFDKAINRGHSVYATSNEFPTSNAQSLANQIDIIYQSKKSEPTDLELDISEIISDSTKSETEKEALIKARVGQGSFRKDLLIMWGGCAVTGCTTSELLIASHIRPWKSSTDDQRLDKFNGFLLLANIDKAFDSGLISFDSSGKILISPYFTDYKVAGIDENMAINIQKEHETYLSYHRTAVYKNT; this is encoded by the coding sequence ATGAAGTCACATACATATAAAAGAAAGAACAAGAAGAACGATCCTGTTTACACATTTTTTAAATTAGTGAATGCTGTTAAGGTGGTTAGAGACTTTGATGATGAGTCCTTCGAGCACGTATTTCATATTGGTGATATTGTGAGTGGCAGAACTATCAATGGTTTTGATTTTGACAAAGCCATCAACAGAGGTCACAGTGTTTATGCGACAAGTAATGAGTTTCCTACATCCAATGCTCAAAGCTTGGCCAATCAAATTGACATTATTTATCAAAGTAAAAAGTCAGAACCTACCGATTTAGAGTTAGACATTTCAGAGATTATCTCTGATTCAACAAAAAGTGAGACAGAAAAAGAGGCTCTCATCAAAGCCAGAGTCGGGCAAGGTTCTTTTAGAAAAGATCTTCTTATAATGTGGGGTGGGTGTGCTGTCACGGGGTGTACAACTAGCGAGCTTCTCATCGCAAGCCATATCAGACCTTGGAAGTCATCCACTGACGATCAACGCCTTGATAAATTTAATGGCTTCTTACTATTAGCAAATATTGATAAAGCGTTTGACTCTGGGCTTATCAGTTTTGATTCCTCCGGAAAAATTCTAATTTCCCCTTATTTTACTGACTACAAGGTTGCCGGAATTGATGAAAATATGGCTATCAATATTCAAAAAGAGCATGAGACTTATCTAAGTTATCATCGAACGGCGGTTTATAAAAACACATAA
- a CDS encoding ribulose bisphosphate carboxylase small subunit — protein MSEMQDYQSSLEDASSRKFETFSYLPAMSPEGIRQQVEFIVSKGWNPAIEHTEPENAFDHYWYMWKLPMFGETDVDTILAEAEACHQAHPDNHVRLIGYDNYAQSQGAAMVIYRGTPV, from the coding sequence ATGAGCGAAATGCAGGACTACCAATCGAGCCTCGAGGACGCGAGCAGCCGCAAGTTCGAGACCTTCTCCTACCTGCCGGCGATGAGCCCCGAGGGCATCCGCCAACAGGTCGAGTTCATCGTCTCCAAGGGTTGGAATCCGGCGATCGAGCACACCGAGCCGGAGAACGCCTTCGACCACTACTGGTACATGTGGAAGCTGCCGATGTTCGGCGAGACCGACGTCGACACCATCCTCGCCGAGGCCGAGGCCTGTCACCAGGCCCATCCCGACAACCACGTGCGCCTGATCGGCTACGACAACTACGCCCAGTCGCAGGGCGCGGCCATGGTCATCTATCGCGGCACCCCGGTCTGA
- a CDS encoding LysR family transcriptional regulator yields the protein MNVSLRQLRVFEAVARHLSYTRAAEALHLSQPAVSMQVRQLEDAAGLALFERLGKRIELTEAGRELFHYSRAINRSLQEMEEVLESLKGVNRGRLHLAAASTVNYFAPRLLAAFQQRYPGIALELEITNRESLIQLLQANAVDLVLMGQPPDRVEVEADPFMDNPLVVIAPPEHPLAGVSAIPLARLAEEPFVMREPGSGTRQAMERVFSEHGMTIRQGLQMTRNEAVKQAVRSGLGLSVVSLHTLELELETGRLVILDVAGFPQRRQWYLVYRRGRRLSPAARAFHDFVSTEAIAVAGRVLRSPGVLVTD from the coding sequence ATGAATGTGTCATTGCGTCAGCTACGCGTCTTCGAGGCGGTGGCCCGTCACCTCAGCTACACCCGCGCGGCCGAGGCGTTGCACCTGAGCCAGCCGGCGGTGTCGATGCAGGTCCGCCAACTCGAGGACGCGGCCGGCCTGGCGCTGTTCGAGCGGTTGGGCAAGCGGATCGAGTTGACCGAGGCCGGGCGCGAGTTATTCCATTACAGTCGCGCGATCAATCGCTCGCTGCAGGAGATGGAAGAGGTCCTGGAGTCGCTCAAGGGCGTCAATCGTGGTCGTCTGCACCTGGCCGCCGCCAGTACCGTCAACTATTTCGCGCCCCGGCTGCTCGCCGCCTTTCAACAGCGCTATCCCGGGATCGCGCTGGAACTCGAGATCACCAATCGCGAGTCATTGATCCAATTGCTCCAGGCCAATGCCGTCGACTTGGTGCTGATGGGCCAGCCGCCGGATCGGGTCGAGGTCGAGGCCGACCCCTTCATGGACAATCCGCTGGTGGTGATCGCGCCCCCCGAGCACCCGCTCGCCGGGGTGAGCGCCATCCCGCTGGCGCGTCTCGCCGAGGAGCCTTTCGTGATGCGTGAGCCGGGCTCCGGGACGCGGCAGGCGATGGAGCGCGTGTTCAGCGAGCACGGCATGACCATCCGCCAGGGGCTGCAGATGACCCGCAACGAGGCGGTCAAGCAGGCGGTGCGCTCCGGGCTGGGGTTGAGCGTGGTGTCGTTGCACACCCTCGAACTCGAACTCGAGACCGGTCGCCTGGTGATCCTCGACGTCGCCGGCTTCCCGCAACGGCGTCAGTGGTATCTGGTCTATCGCCGAGGTCGGCGTCTGTCGCCCGCCGCGCGCGCCTTCCACGACTTCGTCTCCACCGAGGCGATCGCCGTCGCCGGTCGGGTGCTGCGCTCCCCCGGGGTATTGGTCACCGATTGA
- a CDS encoding alpha/beta fold hydrolase, which yields MSSWELSESYDYDGRKVRFGRLGEGPPMVLVHGTPWSSFNLRHLIRKLSEEYTVYFFDFLGYGQSCVTEGDVSLGVQNKVLDGLLAHWELDDPIIVGHDFGGATALRVHLLNKRSFKKIILIDPVAVSPWGSPFFRHVNSYEAAFSGLPDYIHEAVVRSYVQTAAFKPLDEATLEGIVSSWAGEQGKTAFYRQMAQADSKYTDEVQPLYPTITTHTLILWGREDSWIPLERGEELHGMIPGSVLRVIDDAGHLVIEERPDELVKEILDFAQA from the coding sequence ATGAGCAGTTGGGAGCTTTCAGAGTCATATGACTACGATGGGAGAAAAGTTCGTTTTGGGCGGCTGGGTGAAGGTCCACCAATGGTCCTGGTGCATGGCACCCCTTGGTCATCATTCAATCTGCGACATTTGATTCGGAAGCTGTCCGAAGAGTACACGGTCTACTTCTTTGACTTTCTGGGCTATGGCCAGTCGTGTGTGACGGAAGGCGATGTGTCGTTGGGTGTGCAAAATAAGGTTTTGGATGGCTTGCTTGCCCATTGGGAACTGGATGACCCGATTATTGTCGGTCATGACTTTGGCGGCGCAACTGCCCTCAGAGTTCACCTTCTCAATAAGCGGTCTTTTAAGAAAATCATTCTGATTGATCCGGTTGCGGTCTCTCCTTGGGGCTCGCCGTTTTTCCGCCATGTGAACAGTTATGAAGCCGCTTTTTCAGGGCTGCCCGACTATATTCACGAAGCTGTGGTCCGGTCCTATGTGCAAACGGCTGCTTTTAAGCCACTTGATGAGGCAACACTAGAGGGAATCGTTTCGTCGTGGGCTGGCGAGCAAGGTAAGACTGCTTTCTATCGTCAGATGGCTCAAGCAGACTCCAAATATACCGACGAGGTCCAGCCTCTTTACCCTACGATTACTACACACACCTTGATTTTGTGGGGGCGGGAGGATAGCTGGATACCGCTGGAGCGTGGAGAAGAGCTCCATGGCATGATCCCGGGATCGGTTCTGCGTGTGATAGATGATGCAGGCCACCTCGTCATTGAGGAGAGGCCTGATGAGTTGGTGAAGGAAATTTTGGATTTTGCTCAGGCCTAA
- a CDS encoding four helix bundle protein: MRDYRKLSVWHKAHTLTLAIYETTQGFPSSERFGLVPQMRRAASSAPSNLAEGCGRGSDADFARFVRIAAGSVNELEYQCLLARDLHYLPAAHADERMRECAEIRRMLVGLLSSLAPPTPHPPSPRSTPPDEDAR, translated from the coding sequence ATGCGCGACTATCGCAAGCTGTCCGTCTGGCACAAGGCCCACACGCTGACGCTCGCCATCTACGAGACCACCCAGGGCTTCCCGTCGAGCGAACGCTTCGGGCTGGTTCCGCAGATGCGCCGCGCGGCGTCCTCGGCACCATCGAACCTCGCCGAGGGCTGTGGGCGCGGCAGCGATGCCGACTTCGCCCGCTTCGTGCGTATCGCGGCAGGATCGGTCAACGAACTCGAATACCAGTGTCTGTTGGCGCGCGATCTCCACTACCTGCCGGCAGCACACGCCGATGAGCGCATGCGCGAGTGCGCGGAGATCCGGCGGATGCTCGTCGGGCTACTCTCCTCGCTCGCCCCACCGACCCCACATCCCCCTAGCCCACGGTCAACGCCACCGGACGAGGATGCTCGATGA